The Streptomyces cynarae genome contains a region encoding:
- the trpB gene encoding tryptophan synthase subunit beta, whose protein sequence is MPSEFFIPDPEGRVPSAEGYFGAFGGKFIPEALVAAVDEVAVEYEKAKADPEFARELDDLLVNYTGRPSALTEVPRFAQHAGGARVFLKREDLNHTGSHKINNVLGQALLTRRMGKTRVIAETGAGQHGVATATACALFGLECTIYMGEIDTRRQALNVARMRMLGAEVIAVKSGSRTLKDAINEAFRDWVANVDHTHYLFGTVAGPHPFPAMVRDFHRVIGVEARRQLLERAGRLPDAAIACVGGGSNAIGLFHAFIPDEGVRLIGCEPAGHGVETGEHAATLTAGEPGILHGSRSYVLQDDEGQITEPYSISAGLDYPGIGPEHSYLKDSGRGEYRAVTDDAAMQALRLLSRTEGIIPAIESAHALAGALEVGRELGEDGLIVVNLSGRGDKDMDTAARYFGLYDTDASVAADADTDAAEIEGDAQ, encoded by the coding sequence ATGCCCAGCGAGTTCTTCATCCCCGACCCGGAAGGCCGGGTCCCCAGTGCCGAGGGCTACTTCGGCGCGTTCGGCGGCAAGTTCATCCCGGAGGCGCTCGTCGCCGCCGTGGACGAGGTGGCCGTCGAGTACGAGAAGGCCAAGGCCGACCCCGAGTTCGCCCGCGAGCTCGACGACCTGCTCGTGAACTACACCGGCCGGCCCAGCGCCCTCACCGAGGTGCCGCGGTTCGCGCAGCACGCCGGCGGCGCACGGGTGTTCCTCAAGCGCGAGGACCTCAACCACACCGGCTCACACAAGATCAACAACGTCCTCGGGCAGGCCCTCCTCACCAGGAGGATGGGCAAGACGCGGGTCATCGCGGAGACCGGCGCCGGCCAGCACGGCGTCGCCACCGCCACCGCCTGCGCCCTGTTCGGGCTCGAGTGCACCATCTACATGGGCGAGATCGACACCCGGCGGCAGGCCCTCAACGTCGCCCGCATGCGCATGCTCGGCGCCGAGGTCATCGCCGTGAAGTCCGGCTCCCGCACCCTCAAGGACGCCATCAACGAGGCGTTCCGCGACTGGGTCGCCAACGTCGACCACACCCACTACCTCTTCGGCACCGTCGCGGGCCCCCACCCCTTCCCGGCCATGGTGCGCGACTTCCACCGCGTGATCGGCGTGGAGGCGCGGCGGCAGCTCCTCGAGCGCGCCGGGCGGCTGCCGGACGCCGCCATCGCCTGCGTGGGCGGCGGTTCGAACGCCATCGGCCTCTTCCACGCCTTCATCCCCGACGAGGGCGTACGCCTCATCGGCTGCGAGCCCGCCGGACACGGCGTCGAGACCGGCGAGCACGCCGCCACCCTCACCGCCGGCGAGCCCGGCATCCTGCACGGCTCCCGGTCCTACGTTCTGCAGGACGACGAAGGCCAGATCACCGAGCCCTACTCGATCTCCGCGGGCCTCGACTACCCGGGCATCGGCCCCGAGCACTCCTACCTCAAGGACAGCGGCCGCGGCGAGTACCGGGCCGTCACCGACGACGCGGCCATGCAGGCCCTGCGCCTGCTGTCCCGCACCGAGGGCATCATCCCGGCCATCGAGAGCGCCCACGCCCTCGCCGGTGCCCTGGAGGTCGGCAGAGAGCTCGGTGAGGACGGGCTGATCGTCGTCAACCTGTCGGGCCGCGGCGACAAGGACATGGACACCGCCGCCCGGTACTTCGGCCTGTACGACACCGACGCGTCCGTCGCCGCGGACGCCGACACCGACGCCGCGGAGATCGAGGGGGACGCCCAGTGA
- the trpM gene encoding tryptophan biosynthesis modulator TrpM, with protein sequence MTVPTTVTTRDRYARLARGCRPRGCRAPARRVHGRRVRYVIGDEPGQVNGMRWQRPARGAGQCPNMRLGRVGAISRRRPEAD encoded by the coding sequence ATGACTGTTCCGACGACCGTGACGACCAGGGACCGGTACGCCCGGCTGGCCCGCGGATGCCGCCCCCGCGGCTGCCGCGCGCCCGCACGCCGGGTGCACGGGCGCCGGGTGCGGTATGTCATCGGTGACGAGCCGGGGCAGGTCAACGGCATGCGATGGCAGCGCCCCGCAAGGGGCGCGGGGCAGTGCCCGAACATGCGGCTCGGCCGCGTCGGCGCTATCAGCCGCAGGCGGCCCGAGGCCGACTGA
- the trpC gene encoding indole-3-glycerol phosphate synthase TrpC: MSVLDEIIDGVRADLAERQARVSLDELKERAAKAPAAKDGFAALRGDGVKVICEVKRSSPSKGALAAIADPAGLAADYEAGGAAVISVLTEQRRFGGSLADLEAVRARVDIPVLRKDFIVTSYQLWEARAYGADLALLIVAALDQPALESLIERAVSIGLTPLVEVHDEDEVERAVDAGAKVIGVNARNLKTLEVDRTTFERVAPEIPGGIVKVAESGVRGPHDLIAYANEGADAVLVGESLVTGRDPKTAVADLVAAGAHPALRHGRD; encoded by the coding sequence GTGAGTGTGCTCGACGAGATCATCGACGGAGTCCGTGCCGACCTCGCGGAGCGGCAGGCACGCGTCAGCCTCGACGAGCTCAAGGAGCGCGCGGCGAAGGCTCCCGCTGCCAAGGACGGCTTCGCCGCCCTGCGCGGTGACGGGGTCAAGGTGATCTGCGAGGTCAAGCGGTCCAGCCCGTCCAAGGGCGCGCTCGCCGCGATCGCCGACCCGGCGGGGCTCGCCGCGGACTACGAGGCGGGCGGCGCGGCCGTCATCTCCGTCCTGACCGAGCAGCGCCGCTTCGGCGGCTCGCTGGCCGACCTGGAGGCCGTCCGGGCCCGGGTCGACATCCCGGTGCTGCGCAAGGACTTCATCGTCACCTCCTACCAGCTGTGGGAGGCCCGGGCGTACGGCGCCGACCTCGCGCTGCTGATCGTCGCCGCCCTCGACCAGCCGGCCCTGGAGTCGCTGATCGAGCGCGCGGTCTCCATCGGGCTCACCCCGCTGGTCGAGGTGCACGACGAGGACGAGGTCGAGCGGGCGGTGGACGCCGGAGCGAAGGTCATCGGTGTCAACGCGCGCAACCTCAAGACCCTCGAGGTGGACCGCACCACGTTCGAGCGGGTCGCCCCCGAGATCCCCGGCGGCATCGTCAAGGTCGCCGAGTCCGGGGTCCGAGGACCGCACGACCTGATCGCGTACGCCAACGAGGGCGCCGACGCCGTACTCGTGGGCGAGTCCCTGGTGACCGGGCGCGACCCGAAGACGGCCGTCGCCGACCTGGTGGCGGCGGGCGCACATCCGGCACTGCGCCACGGGCGGGACTGA
- a CDS encoding DUF2752 domain-containing protein, whose amino-acid sequence MRGMNAESPSATPHHGGTGGAAALRRIAVPAGVLTAVAGAFAYVGAVDPNRPGHYPVCPLLRYTGVYCPGCGGLRSAHAFVHGDVLTALHDNALAVTGFLVFAVVWAVWAVHAVRGRALRIDLTPVQLWSLGALALAFTVVRNLPFGGWLHP is encoded by the coding sequence ATGCGTGGGATGAACGCCGAATCCCCCAGCGCGACCCCGCACCACGGCGGCACCGGCGGCGCAGCCGCGCTCCGTCGCATCGCGGTGCCCGCCGGGGTTCTCACGGCCGTCGCCGGGGCCTTCGCCTACGTCGGAGCGGTGGACCCGAACCGACCCGGCCACTATCCGGTCTGTCCGCTGCTGCGCTACACCGGCGTGTACTGCCCCGGCTGCGGCGGACTGCGCAGCGCACACGCCTTCGTGCACGGGGACGTCCTCACGGCGCTGCACGACAACGCTCTCGCCGTCACCGGCTTTCTGGTCTTCGCCGTGGTGTGGGCCGTGTGGGCGGTGCACGCGGTACGGGGACGAGCGCTGCGGATCGACCTCACACCGGTGCAGCTGTGGAGCCTCGGTGCACTGGCACTGGCCTTCACCGTTGTCCGGAACCTGCCGTTCGGCGGCTGGCTGCACCCGTGA
- a CDS encoding HGxxPAAW family protein: MAGSSHGHTPAAWTGVIIAFIGFCVSGAFTVMAQPVGFWAGIAICVLGGVVGGIMRQMGLGQPKTQAHSAHQPAEATEH; encoded by the coding sequence ATGGCGGGCAGCAGCCACGGTCACACCCCGGCCGCCTGGACCGGTGTCATCATCGCCTTCATCGGTTTCTGCGTCTCGGGCGCCTTCACCGTGATGGCCCAGCCGGTCGGCTTCTGGGCGGGCATCGCGATCTGCGTCCTCGGTGGCGTCGTCGGCGGCATCATGCGCCAGATGGGTCTCGGTCAGCCGAAGACGCAGGCGCACTCGGCGCACCAGCCCGCGGAGGCGACCGAGCACTGA
- a CDS encoding TIGR02234 family membrane protein, whose translation MEYVTAVPHPRSEAAAPLRPARRSLAVALLCGAAGAAVALLSTRQSWSAGTVAVAGGDYSLTAKGSDVTGVPAALAIVGLAALVAVFAVRSTGRLLVSLLLALSGAGTIAAALLGASDSSALDEKAAQAAGDTSATATALTHSAWPYVAAAGGALLLLAGLLALRYGRLWPAMSGRYERDGTPRPRRTKPVDPDRPEDLWKALDRGEDPTGA comes from the coding sequence GTGGAGTACGTGACTGCCGTACCTCACCCCCGTTCCGAGGCCGCCGCACCCCTCCGGCCCGCCCGGCGAAGCCTCGCCGTCGCCCTGCTGTGCGGGGCGGCCGGCGCCGCCGTGGCGCTGCTCTCCACCCGGCAGAGCTGGTCGGCGGGGACCGTGGCGGTGGCCGGCGGCGACTACTCGCTGACCGCCAAGGGCAGCGACGTCACGGGCGTCCCCGCGGCGCTCGCCATAGTGGGCCTCGCCGCACTCGTCGCCGTCTTCGCCGTCCGCAGCACCGGGCGCCTCCTCGTCTCCCTGCTGCTCGCGCTCTCCGGCGCCGGCACCATCGCCGCCGCGCTGCTGGGCGCCTCCGACAGTTCCGCGCTCGACGAGAAGGCGGCACAGGCGGCCGGTGACACCTCCGCGACCGCGACCGCGCTCACGCACTCCGCGTGGCCGTACGTCGCGGCCGCCGGCGGCGCGCTGCTCCTCCTCGCCGGGCTGCTCGCCCTGCGCTACGGCCGGCTGTGGCCCGCGATGTCCGGCCGCTACGAGCGCGACGGCACTCCCCGTCCGCGCCGGACGAAGCCCGTCGACCCCGACCGCCCCGAGGACCTGTGGAAGGCCCTCGACCGGGGCGAGGACCCCACCGGCGCCTGA
- a CDS encoding S53 family peptidase produces the protein MRRTVSAGAVATLATAALALAAPVGQAASTTSTTHGVTVAHSCAAPTQKNVMACNALKVTAGTPRSAHTESDLTAAATPAGYGPASLQAAYKLPSSTGGSGQTVAIVDAYDDPNAEADLAVYRSQYGLSACTTANGCFKKVDQNGGTSYPRGDSGWAEEISLDLDMVSAACPNCKILLVEASSASMTNLGTAVNTAVRLGAKFVSNSYGGSESSSDATYDSSYFNHPGVAITVSSGDNGYGVEYPAASKYVTAVGGTSLSTASNSRGWTDTVWSGAGSGCSKYDAKPTWQSDGGCANRTVADVSAVADPNTGVAVYDSYRSATGWMVFGGTSASSPLIAATYALAGAPSSGSSPGSFPYAHTSALYDVTSGSNGSCSGSYLCTGTTGYDGPSGLGVPNGTAAFTG, from the coding sequence TTGCGCAGAACCGTTTCCGCTGGTGCCGTGGCCACACTGGCCACCGCCGCCCTCGCCCTGGCCGCTCCCGTCGGCCAGGCCGCGTCCACGACATCCACGACGCACGGCGTCACCGTCGCACACTCGTGCGCGGCCCCGACGCAGAAGAACGTCATGGCCTGCAACGCTCTCAAGGTCACCGCGGGCACCCCCAGGTCCGCACACACGGAGAGCGACCTGACGGCCGCGGCCACCCCCGCCGGCTACGGCCCCGCCTCGCTGCAGGCGGCCTACAAACTGCCCTCGTCGACCGGCGGTTCGGGCCAGACGGTGGCGATCGTCGACGCGTACGACGACCCGAACGCGGAGGCCGATCTCGCCGTCTACCGCTCCCAGTACGGCCTGTCCGCCTGCACCACGGCGAACGGCTGCTTCAAGAAGGTCGACCAGAACGGCGGCACGAGTTATCCGCGCGGCGACTCCGGTTGGGCCGAGGAGATCTCCCTCGACCTCGACATGGTCAGCGCGGCCTGTCCCAACTGCAAGATCCTCCTGGTGGAGGCGAGCTCGGCGAGCATGACGAACCTCGGCACGGCCGTGAACACCGCGGTCAGGCTGGGCGCGAAGTTCGTCAGCAACAGCTACGGCGGCAGCGAGTCCTCCAGCGACGCGACGTACGACTCCTCGTACTTCAACCACCCGGGCGTCGCCATCACGGTCTCCTCCGGTGACAACGGCTACGGCGTCGAGTACCCGGCCGCCTCCAAGTACGTGACGGCGGTGGGCGGTACGTCGCTGAGCACCGCGTCCAACTCGCGCGGCTGGACCGACACGGTGTGGAGCGGGGCGGGCTCCGGCTGCTCGAAGTACGACGCCAAGCCGACCTGGCAGAGCGATGGCGGGTGCGCGAACCGCACCGTCGCCGACGTCTCGGCGGTCGCCGACCCGAACACCGGCGTCGCGGTCTACGACAGCTACCGCTCGGCCACCGGCTGGATGGTCTTCGGCGGCACCAGCGCCTCGTCGCCGCTGATCGCGGCGACCTACGCGCTGGCGGGCGCGCCGTCCTCCGGCTCCTCTCCGGGATCCTTCCCCTACGCCCACACGTCGGCGCTGTACGACGTCACCAGCGGCTCCAACGGCAGCTGCTCCGGCTCGTACCTGTGCACCGGCACCACCGGGTACGACGGGCCCTCGGGCCTCGGTGTCCCGAACGGCACGGCGGCGTTCACGGGCTGA
- a CDS encoding anthranilate synthase component I has protein sequence MDLETFRKLATDRRVIPVTRKLLADGDTPVGLYRKLAAERPGTFLLESAENGRSWSRYSFVGVRSAGTLTERGGRAHWLGTPPVGVPTDGDPLAALRATIEALHTPRDLAHDLGLPPFTGGMVGYLGYDIVRRLEKIGPGERDDLKLPELTMLLTSDLAVMDHWEGSVLLIANAINHNDLDTGVDEAYADAVARLDAMEADLSRAVAQPPAVLPPSELPEYTARWGGEDFQEAVEDIKERIRAGEAFQVVPSQRFETPCTASALDVYRVLRATNPSPYMYLFRFPCGDGDAFDVVGSSPEALVKVEDGRAMVHPIAGTRHRGATPQEDQALAEELLDDPKERAEHLMLVDLGRNDLGRVCEPGSVEVVDFMSIERYSHVMHIVSTVTGRVAAGRTAFDVLTACFPAGTLSGAPKPRAMQIIDELEPSRRGLYGGCVGYLDFAGDSDTAIAIRTALLRDGTAYVQAGAGIVADSDPVAEDNECRNKAAAVLRAVHTANRLTSP, from the coding sequence ATGGACCTCGAGACGTTCCGCAAGCTGGCCACCGACCGCCGCGTCATCCCGGTCACGCGCAAGCTCCTCGCCGACGGCGACACCCCGGTCGGGCTCTACCGCAAACTCGCGGCGGAGCGCCCCGGCACCTTCCTGCTGGAGTCCGCGGAGAACGGCCGGTCCTGGTCGCGCTACTCCTTCGTCGGCGTCCGCTCGGCCGGCACCCTGACCGAGCGCGGCGGCCGGGCCCACTGGCTCGGCACCCCGCCCGTCGGCGTCCCCACGGACGGCGACCCGCTGGCCGCCCTGAGAGCCACCATCGAGGCCCTGCACACGCCCCGCGACCTCGCCCACGACCTGGGCCTGCCGCCCTTCACCGGCGGCATGGTCGGCTACCTGGGCTACGACATCGTGCGCCGCCTGGAGAAGATCGGCCCCGGCGAGCGCGACGACCTGAAGCTGCCCGAGCTGACCATGCTCCTGACCAGTGACCTCGCGGTCATGGACCACTGGGAGGGCTCGGTCCTGCTGATCGCCAACGCGATCAACCACAACGACCTCGACACGGGCGTCGACGAGGCCTACGCGGACGCGGTGGCCCGCCTCGACGCCATGGAGGCCGACCTGTCCCGCGCGGTCGCCCAGCCCCCGGCCGTCCTGCCGCCCTCCGAACTGCCCGAGTACACCGCCCGGTGGGGCGGCGAGGACTTCCAGGAAGCGGTCGAGGACATCAAGGAACGCATCCGCGCGGGCGAGGCCTTCCAGGTCGTCCCCTCGCAGCGCTTCGAGACGCCGTGCACCGCGAGCGCGCTGGACGTCTACCGGGTGCTCAGGGCCACCAACCCCTCGCCGTACATGTACCTGTTCCGGTTCCCCTGCGGCGACGGAGATGCGTTCGATGTCGTCGGGTCGTCCCCGGAGGCCCTGGTGAAGGTCGAGGACGGCCGGGCCATGGTCCACCCCATCGCCGGCACCCGGCACCGCGGCGCCACCCCGCAGGAGGACCAGGCCCTCGCCGAGGAGCTGCTCGACGACCCCAAGGAGCGCGCCGAGCACCTGATGCTCGTCGACCTGGGCCGCAACGACCTCGGCCGGGTGTGCGAACCCGGCTCGGTGGAGGTCGTCGACTTCATGTCGATCGAGCGGTACTCCCACGTGATGCACATCGTCTCGACGGTCACCGGACGGGTCGCGGCCGGGCGCACGGCCTTCGACGTGCTCACCGCCTGTTTCCCCGCGGGCACCCTCTCCGGTGCGCCGAAGCCGCGCGCGATGCAGATCATCGACGAGCTCGAGCCGTCCCGACGCGGGCTGTACGGCGGCTGCGTCGGCTACCTCGACTTCGCGGGCGACTCCGACACCGCCATCGCCATCCGTACGGCCCTGCTGCGCGACGGCACGGCGTACGTGCAGGCCGGAGCCGGCATCGTCGCCGACTCCGACCCGGTGGCGGAGGACAACGAGTGCCGCAACAAGGCGGCCGCCGTCCTCCGCGCGGTGCACACGGCCAACAGGCTCACGTCACCGTGA
- the hisI gene encoding phosphoribosyl-AMP cyclohydrolase — protein MTSTPSPSRPSGLDPEIAARLKRSADGLLPAIAQQYDTGEVLMLGWMDDEALHRTLTTGRCTYWSRSRQEYWVKGDTSGHVQHVKSVALDCDADTVLVKVDQVGAACHTGDRTCFDADVLLKDAASAPASVDQ, from the coding sequence ATGACCAGCACGCCTTCGCCCAGCAGGCCCAGCGGCCTGGACCCCGAGATCGCCGCGCGCCTCAAGCGCAGCGCCGACGGGCTGCTCCCCGCCATCGCCCAGCAGTACGACACCGGTGAGGTGCTGATGCTCGGCTGGATGGACGACGAGGCACTGCACCGCACCCTCACGACCGGCCGCTGCACCTACTGGTCGCGCAGCCGTCAGGAGTACTGGGTCAAGGGCGACACCTCAGGCCATGTGCAGCACGTGAAGTCGGTCGCGCTCGACTGCGACGCCGACACCGTGCTGGTCAAGGTCGACCAGGTGGGCGCCGCCTGCCACACCGGCGACCGCACCTGCTTCGACGCCGACGTGCTGCTCAAGGACGCCGCCTCCGCCCCGGCGTCCGTGGATCAGTAA
- a CDS encoding TIGR03085 family metal-binding protein, which translates to MSTHAKRERLLLADLLEATGPDAPTLCEGWKTRDLAAHVVVRERRPDAAGGTLIKQLAPRLEKVMEEYTAKPYEELIQLVRTGPPRFSPFSLKQIDEAANTVEFYVHTEDVRRAQPDWTRRELDPVFQDALWSRLERTARLTGRGAPTGLVLRRPNGQTAVAHRGTPVVTVTGEPSELLMFALGRQRVADVELDGEKEAITQVRETKQLGI; encoded by the coding sequence ATGTCGACCCATGCCAAGCGTGAACGACTCCTCCTCGCGGACCTGTTGGAGGCCACGGGCCCCGACGCGCCCACGCTGTGCGAGGGCTGGAAGACCCGTGATCTCGCCGCGCACGTCGTGGTGCGCGAACGCCGTCCGGACGCCGCCGGGGGCACGCTGATCAAGCAGCTCGCGCCGCGCCTTGAGAAGGTGATGGAGGAGTACACGGCGAAGCCGTACGAGGAGCTGATCCAGCTGGTCCGTACCGGCCCGCCGCGCTTCTCGCCCTTCTCCCTGAAGCAGATCGACGAGGCGGCCAACACGGTCGAGTTCTACGTCCACACGGAGGACGTGCGCAGGGCGCAGCCCGACTGGACGCGGCGCGAGCTGGATCCGGTCTTCCAGGACGCCCTGTGGTCCCGCCTGGAGCGCACGGCCCGCCTGACCGGTCGCGGCGCCCCGACGGGCCTGGTCCTGCGCCGCCCGAACGGCCAGACGGCGGTCGCCCACCGGGGCACCCCGGTGGTGACGGTCACCGGCGAGCCCTCGGAACTGCTGATGTTCGCGCTGGGCCGGCAGCGCGTGGCGGACGTGGAGTTGGACGGCGAGAAGGAGGCGATCACTCAGGTGCGGGAGACGAAGCAGCTGGGGATCTGA
- a CDS encoding ArsR/SmtB family transcription factor, whose protein sequence is MSNKERDRRITDLETLKALAHPLRMNLYRRLLISRAATASQLAEQVDEAVSLVSYHLRKLAEYGLIEEAEPRSTDSRERWWEPASDGLSIRDEDFRDAPEKAAAHTAASRLFFEQRTEMYRRYLDERAHWGPGWNDAAESAESMLRLTAAELAELSKDLLALVRRYEERGRAAEAAGDTQGRENVAVHVNAFPFRA, encoded by the coding sequence ATGAGCAACAAGGAGAGGGACCGCCGTATCACCGACCTTGAGACGCTCAAGGCGCTGGCCCACCCGCTGCGGATGAACCTGTACCGAAGGCTTCTCATCTCGCGTGCCGCGACGGCCTCGCAGCTGGCGGAGCAGGTCGACGAGGCCGTCTCGCTGGTCAGCTACCACCTGCGCAAGCTCGCCGAGTACGGGTTGATCGAGGAGGCCGAACCGCGCAGCACGGACAGCCGGGAACGCTGGTGGGAGCCGGCGTCCGACGGCCTGAGCATCCGCGACGAGGACTTTCGCGACGCCCCGGAGAAGGCGGCCGCGCACACGGCGGCCAGCCGCCTGTTCTTCGAGCAGCGGACCGAGATGTACCGGCGCTATCTGGACGAACGGGCGCACTGGGGCCCGGGGTGGAACGACGCCGCCGAATCCGCCGAGTCGATGCTGCGGCTGACCGCCGCCGAACTGGCCGAACTGTCCAAGGACCTGCTCGCCCTCGTCCGCAGGTACGAGGAGCGCGGCCGGGCCGCCGAAGCGGCGGGAGACACCCAGGGTCGCGAAAACGTCGCAGTGCACGTCAACGCCTTCCCGTTCCGAGCCTGA
- the hisF gene encoding imidazole glycerol phosphate synthase subunit HisF produces MTLAVRVIPCLDVDNGRVVKGVNFQNLRDAGDPVEMAKVYDAEGADELTFLDITASSGNRETTYDVVRRTAEQVFIPLTVGGGVRAAEDVDRLLRAGADKVGVNTAAIARPDLIREIAERFGRQVLVLSVDARRTPSRDGSSGSFEVTTHGGRRGTGIDAIEWAHRAAELGAGEILLNSMDADGTKDGYDLEMIAAVRKHVTVPVIASGGAGALAHFPPAVAAGADAVLAASVFHFGDLRIGEVKQTLREAGHPVR; encoded by the coding sequence ATGACCCTGGCGGTCCGAGTCATCCCCTGCCTGGACGTGGACAACGGCCGGGTCGTCAAGGGAGTCAACTTCCAGAACCTGCGCGACGCGGGCGACCCCGTCGAGATGGCGAAGGTGTACGACGCCGAGGGCGCCGACGAGCTGACGTTCCTCGACATCACCGCCTCCTCGGGCAACCGGGAGACGACGTACGACGTGGTGCGCCGCACCGCCGAGCAGGTGTTCATCCCGCTGACGGTGGGCGGCGGCGTCCGTGCGGCCGAGGACGTGGACAGGCTGCTGCGGGCGGGCGCCGACAAGGTGGGCGTCAACACGGCCGCCATCGCCCGTCCGGACCTGATCCGGGAGATCGCGGAGCGCTTCGGCCGCCAGGTCCTGGTGCTCTCGGTGGACGCGCGCCGTACGCCTTCGCGCGACGGCTCGTCCGGCTCGTTCGAGGTGACGACCCACGGCGGCCGCCGCGGCACCGGCATCGACGCGATCGAGTGGGCGCACCGGGCGGCGGAGCTGGGCGCGGGCGAGATCCTGCTGAACTCGATGGACGCGGACGGCACGAAGGACGGCTACGACCTGGAGATGATCGCGGCCGTCCGCAAGCACGTCACGGTCCCGGTCATCGCCTCCGGCGGCGCGGGCGCACTGGCCCACTTCCCCCCGGCCGTCGCGGCGGGCGCGGACGCGGTGCTGGCGGCGTCGGTGTTCCACTTCGGGGACCTGCGGATCGGAGAGGTGAAGCAGACGCTGCGGGAGGCGGGCCATCCCGTGAGGTGA
- a CDS encoding RidA family protein: MTDAVRRVQSGSPWEESFGFARAIAAGDRVLVGGTTSFKGSVLYGEGDPYEQAKVAFTSALEAIAEFGLGPESVVRTRMFLTHQRDVDEVGRAHKELFDSVRPVATLLVVEGFVDPRILVEVELEAFRG; the protein is encoded by the coding sequence ATGACCGATGCCGTGCGGCGCGTGCAGAGCGGAAGTCCTTGGGAAGAGTCCTTCGGTTTCGCGCGTGCCATCGCGGCGGGCGACCGCGTCCTGGTGGGCGGCACGACGTCCTTCAAGGGCAGCGTGCTCTACGGGGAGGGCGACCCGTACGAGCAGGCGAAGGTGGCGTTCACCAGCGCGCTGGAGGCGATCGCCGAGTTCGGTCTCGGCCCGGAGTCGGTCGTCAGGACCCGGATGTTCCTGACCCATCAGCGGGACGTCGACGAGGTGGGCCGCGCCCACAAGGAGCTGTTCGACTCGGTGCGCCCGGTGGCGACCCTGCTGGTGGTGGAGGGTTTCGTCGACCCGCGCATCCTGGTGGAAGTGGAACTGGAAGCCTTCAGAGGCTAG
- the priA gene encoding bifunctional 1-(5-phosphoribosyl)-5-((5-phosphoribosylamino)methylideneamino)imidazole-4-carboxamide isomerase/phosphoribosylanthranilate isomerase PriA, with the protein MAKLELLPAVDVRDGQAVRLVHGESGTETSYGSPLEAALAWQRAGAEWLHLVDLDAAFGTGDNRALIAEVTKAMDIKVELSGGIRDDDTLAAALATGCTRVNLGTAALETPEWVARVIAEHGDKIAVGLDVRGTTLRGRGWTRDGGDLYETLERLNKEGCARYVVTDIAKDGTLQGPNLQLLRNVCAATDRPVVASGGVSSLDDLRAIADLVPVGVEGAIVGKALYAKAFTLEEALEAVSS; encoded by the coding sequence ATGGCCAAGCTCGAACTCCTCCCCGCCGTCGACGTCCGCGACGGCCAGGCGGTCCGCCTCGTGCACGGCGAGTCCGGCACGGAGACCTCCTACGGCTCCCCGCTGGAGGCCGCCCTCGCCTGGCAGCGGGCGGGCGCCGAGTGGCTGCACCTGGTCGACCTGGACGCCGCGTTCGGCACCGGCGACAACCGCGCGCTGATCGCCGAGGTGACCAAGGCGATGGACATCAAGGTGGAGCTGTCCGGAGGCATCCGCGACGACGACACCCTGGCCGCCGCGCTGGCCACCGGCTGCACGCGCGTCAACCTCGGCACGGCCGCCCTGGAGACCCCCGAGTGGGTCGCCAGGGTCATCGCCGAGCACGGCGACAAGATCGCGGTGGGCCTGGACGTCCGCGGCACCACGCTGCGCGGCCGCGGCTGGACCCGTGACGGCGGCGACCTCTACGAGACGCTGGAGCGCCTCAACAAGGAGGGCTGCGCGCGGTACGTCGTCACCGACATCGCCAAGGACGGCACGCTGCAGGGCCCGAACCTCCAGCTGCTGCGCAACGTCTGCGCGGCGACGGACCGCCCGGTGGTCGCCTCCGGCGGAGTGTCGTCGCTGGACGACCTGCGGGCGATCGCCGACCTGGTCCCTGTGGGGGTTGAGGGCGCGATCGTCGGGAAGGCCCTGTACGCGAAGGCGTTCACCCTGGAAGAGGCCTTGGAGGCTGTGTCGTCATGA